The Chryseolinea soli nucleotide sequence CAGGATAGTCGGTCTTTGCTTCAAAGGGCATCTTCCAATCCACTACACGTCCCGCTCCATAGTGTGGCGTTCGGGGTGGGATGATAAAACCCGAATCTAGTGTGCAGCCTTCGGGGATCCGGCTTTCTTCAAATCCCCGGTTTTGGATGAGCTCGGCATACAACCCGCCCTCGCCCCCATGGCTGATCTCCTCGAAAAAAATGCCGTGCAGCTCTGCAGATACTCTCGCTCCGGGCTTGTTGCCCTCCACGACAATGGTGGGCGATTGCGCCGGGCACAAGTTCCAGAGCGCGATGAACAGTAAAGAACTTAACCTTCGCTTCATGCTTAAAGGTAGCCTTCGTGTGTTGTGCCCGTTTTGCGTATTTTGTCTGCCATCGATACGATTTTACCCGTATTCAAATGATTGCGGCATACCTTAGGATAGGGTAGTACAACAGAAAAGTCCTTTCCGGAGTGATCTGATATTATCCTACCCTGATACTTTATTAACTGTACATTTGACAATTATTAATTTTTTACGAATATTTATCTACAGAATTAACCCTCCCCACCATTATGAAGATTTTACCCTTTAAGATCCCAAAGACTTCACAGGAGTCTTTCCGGCTGCAAGAGGATCGGGAAATCCACTTTTACGACAATCTTCATCAACACCCGGAAATACAGCTCACCCTCATCCTGAACAGCGAAGGAAAAGTGATCGTGGGAGATTTCATCGGGGCGTTTAAACCCGGCGACATTTTCCTGATCGGCCCCAACCTGCCACACGTGTTCCGGAACGATCAAAAATATTACGACAACCCACAAGAAGGACAAGCGCACTCCCTCACGGTGTTCTTCGAATGGAAATCTTTTGGCGATACGTTTCTGTCGATGCCCGAGCTTTCGCACCTGAGCGATTTCTCCAAGCAAAGCGAACGGGGCCTGTTTATTCAGGAACCGATCAAAAGCCGCATTGCCCAACTCATGAAATGCATGTTCCGGAAAACGGGAATGGACCGCCTCATCGTGTTGCTCAAGCTTCTGAATATTTTATCGGCGCACAAGAACATGGAGCCCCTCGCCTCTTCCGGGGTATACAACGAATTTGATGAATTGGATGGCCGCAAGCTGGCCGACATCTACCGGTTCACCATGAATGAATTCCATCGCAAAATTTCGCTGGATGAAGTGGCCGACCTGGCGCACATGACCACCAATTCTTTCTGTCGCTATTTCAAAAAACGCACGCGCAAATCGTATGTCGATTTCCTCACCGAGATCCGCATCGGACATGCGCGAAAACTTTTACAACAAAACGATCTCA carries:
- a CDS encoding AraC family transcriptional regulator, with amino-acid sequence MKILPFKIPKTSQESFRLQEDREIHFYDNLHQHPEIQLTLILNSEGKVIVGDFIGAFKPGDIFLIGPNLPHVFRNDQKYYDNPQEGQAHSLTVFFEWKSFGDTFLSMPELSHLSDFSKQSERGLFIQEPIKSRIAQLMKCMFRKTGMDRLIVLLKLLNILSAHKNMEPLASSGVYNEFDELDGRKLADIYRFTMNEFHRKISLDEVADLAHMTTNSFCRYFKKRTRKSYVDFLTEIRIGHARKLLQQNDLSISQISIEVGFNNLSNFNRKFRSVCSITPTEFKKLHENKKDILVHA